A stretch of the Deferrivibrio essentukiensis genome encodes the following:
- the cmr6 gene encoding type III-B CRISPR module RAMP protein Cmr6, with translation MIPIYKEISDIVGKNYNKGNFGLWFNKFVDIDVTKFKPDDKSVNKYKTKYDNIKDETESFLGKKHLQQYWFCKAYEKKYDILTVHAHLSSPMITGIGQTHPGEIGMTFDHTIGVPYIPASSVKGIVRFAHILNMIEDPENENRILNKEEIDDEEDWTFVKHLFGKGGDKGNVGDVIFLDAYPVKSPELAIDIINPHYQKYYDEKGKTPPGDYLEPVPIKFLTVKTGNQFIFRILIKRDIKLENGVTLTELVKKALDRVLTIEGVGAKTAVGYGRFNIISYNEYEKIKSLAQKEIEKTKRAIEEKQIEKKMNSMSEIEKVIFNLKSSKDENFSMEIYQNIDAYSGEDKKKIANALKEKWIELKKWDKKDISKKQKEKVEKIKQILGEN, from the coding sequence ATGATACCTATATATAAAGAAATAAGTGATATTGTAGGAAAAAATTATAATAAAGGTAATTTCGGACTTTGGTTTAATAAGTTTGTTGATATTGATGTTACTAAATTCAAGCCTGATGATAAAAGCGTAAATAAATACAAAACAAAATATGATAATATTAAAGATGAGACTGAATCTTTTTTAGGAAAAAAACATTTACAGCAATATTGGTTTTGCAAAGCATATGAAAAAAAATACGACATATTGACAGTCCATGCTCATTTGTCTTCTCCAATGATTACTGGTATTGGTCAAACTCATCCAGGTGAGATCGGAATGACTTTTGATCATACTATTGGTGTCCCTTATATCCCTGCTTCTTCAGTAAAAGGAATTGTAAGGTTTGCACATATTCTTAATATGATAGAAGATCCAGAAAATGAAAATAGAATATTGAATAAAGAAGAAATTGATGATGAAGAAGATTGGACATTTGTGAAACATCTTTTTGGTAAAGGAGGGGATAAGGGAAATGTTGGTGATGTTATTTTTTTGGATGCCTATCCGGTCAAATCACCTGAGTTAGCCATAGATATTATTAATCCGCATTACCAAAAATATTATGATGAAAAAGGCAAAACTCCCCCGGGAGATTATTTAGAGCCAGTACCAATAAAGTTTTTGACTGTTAAAACCGGTAATCAGTTTATTTTTAGGATACTGATTAAAAGAGATATCAAACTAGAAAATGGAGTTACACTTACAGAATTAGTAAAAAAAGCCTTGGATAGAGTTTTAACTATTGAGGGAGTTGGTGCAAAAACAGCTGTTGGATATGGGAGATTTAATATAATTTCTTATAATGAGTATGAAAAAATAAAGTCTTTAGCTCAAAAAGAAATTGAGAAAACAAAAAGAGCTATAGAAGAAAAACAAATTGAGAAAAAAATGAACTCTATGTCAGAAATAGAAAAAGTAATTTTTAATTTGAAAAGCAGTAAAGATGAAAATTTTTCTATGGAAATATATCAAAATATAGATGCTTATTCAGGTGAAGATAAGAAAAAAATTGCGAACGCACTTAAAGAAAAATGGATAGAACTTAAAAAATGGGATAAAAAAGATATTAGTAAAAAACAGAAAGAAAAAGTTGAAAAAATCAAACAAATTTTAGGAGAAAACTAA
- the csx20 gene encoding CRISPR-associated protein Csx20, with amino-acid sequence MTKLFLLFSHKLTDKQITDAKESLGVEKFVYLPDDLQVIWSQVSPYSELPLIELNRIVDWLKFEANKGDYILVQGDFGATFYVVDFCLKNNLIPVYSTSRRISVEKNGNNGKIVKTNIFEHVTFRKYRYFAF; translated from the coding sequence GTGACAAAGCTATTTCTACTATTTAGCCATAAACTAACTGATAAACAAATAACGGATGCAAAAGAGAGTCTGGGTGTAGAGAAATTTGTATATTTGCCTGATGATTTACAAGTTATTTGGAGTCAGGTTTCACCATATAGTGAATTGCCATTAATTGAGCTTAACAGGATTGTAGACTGGCTAAAATTTGAAGCTAATAAAGGAGATTATATTTTAGTGCAGGGTGATTTTGGAGCTACTTTTTATGTCGTGGACTTTTGTTTAAAAAATAACTTAATACCTGTTTATTCCACAAGCAGAAGAATCTCAGTGGAAAAAAACGGCAATAATGGTAAAATAGTAAAAACTAATATTTTTGAACATGTAACCTTTAGAAAATACAGATATTTTGCGTTTTAG
- a CDS encoding tetratricopeptide repeat protein yields MESLEEIRKQASSLRQSQKFSEALPLFKKLWEEGKNEKWDGWGYAFCLRKLGNYEYAIKVSEQIIKENPEFDYIKNIYVWSLYDYLSAKGDLLPLEKFLLCVEKILNYSSQDDIIYKKAVFKCLNKLKEQNTYDANYILELLNKLELNKLNQTSYTFEKDGKKVELASEYEQYFMHKTKALYKIKLYEKCIESCNLALKTINNFHYNNDIWFKWRIALCYKELQKYDSSLNYLQQIVKIKKDWFIQKEIAEIYFILKNFDKALSFALQSVMNFGDIDKKIHLIILLAEILEAKQMDYEAKLHFILANEIINENNWNINLPQKLINKYGNLRSNKLDVLKELKNLWSDIYFSNKTQYQGVISGYLPNNKAGFIKTDKQSYYFKTSEMLGKKAEFNIGSKVTFYLEDSYDPKKNKPVKNAVRIKIA; encoded by the coding sequence ATGGAAAGTTTGGAAGAGATAAGAAAACAGGCATCTTCTTTAAGACAAAGTCAAAAATTTTCTGAAGCATTGCCACTTTTTAAAAAGCTATGGGAAGAGGGGAAAAATGAAAAGTGGGATGGATGGGGGTACGCATTTTGTCTTAGAAAATTAGGAAATTATGAATACGCAATTAAAGTTTCTGAACAGATAATAAAAGAAAATCCTGAGTTTGATTATATTAAAAACATCTATGTTTGGTCCCTATATGACTATTTATCAGCAAAAGGTGATTTACTGCCTTTAGAAAAATTTTTGCTTTGTGTAGAAAAAATTCTCAATTATAGTTCACAAGATGATATTATTTACAAAAAAGCAGTATTTAAATGCTTAAATAAATTAAAAGAACAAAACACATATGATGCCAACTATATCTTAGAGTTGCTTAATAAACTAGAACTCAATAAATTAAACCAAACTTCATACACTTTTGAAAAAGATGGGAAGAAAGTCGAATTAGCATCAGAATATGAACAATACTTCATGCACAAAACAAAAGCTTTATACAAAATTAAATTATATGAAAAATGTATCGAATCCTGTAATTTAGCTTTAAAAACCATCAATAACTTCCATTACAATAATGATATATGGTTTAAGTGGCGAATTGCTCTTTGCTATAAAGAGTTGCAAAAATACGACTCATCATTAAATTATCTTCAACAAATAGTAAAAATAAAAAAAGATTGGTTTATTCAAAAAGAAATCGCTGAAATTTATTTCATACTTAAAAATTTTGATAAAGCCTTATCGTTTGCATTACAATCAGTTATGAATTTTGGAGATATTGACAAAAAAATACACCTTATAATTTTATTAGCAGAAATTTTAGAAGCTAAACAAATGGATTATGAAGCAAAGCTGCATTTTATTTTGGCTAATGAAATAATTAATGAAAATAATTGGAATATAAACTTGCCACAAAAGCTAATCAACAAGTATGGAAATTTACGCTCCAACAAATTAGATGTTTTAAAAGAACTAAAAAATCTTTGGAGTGATATCTATTTTTCTAACAAAACACAATACCAAGGTGTAATCAGTGGCTATTTACCAAATAATAAAGCTGGTTTTATTAAAACTGATAAGCAATCTTATTATTTTAAAACATCAGAAATGCTTGGCAAAAAAGCAGAATTTAACATTGGCAGTAAAGTAACTTTTTATTTAGAAGATTCCTATGACCCGAAAAAAAATAAACCTGTTAAAAATGCAGTAAGAATAAAAATAGCTTAA
- a CDS encoding ADP-ribosylglycohydrolase family protein has protein sequence MKETKKNNNEEDNADIETFLFLIARGLLEIDVRDIYLRKNIKSETDTIKSWSNFGSMLFKIQNVDYFKAIKSALIGVAVGDALGVPVEFKTRETLRKNPVTDKIGYGTYNLPPGTWSDDSSLTFCLAEALTQDFDLNVIGQNFVKWAYENYWTPHGDVFDIGIATSQAISRLAKGEKPELAGGFKENDNGNGSLMRILPLVFYLLDKPINERFDITRKVSSITHGHIRSVIACFYYLEFAKQILEGKDIFEIYKNLQTEISNYLAKLGINPTEIANFDRLLKGNIFKIDESDIQSSGYVLHTLEASIWSLMTTDNYKEAVLKAVNLGDDTDTTGAVTGGLAGLYYGFDNIPKKWLRQIARYRDIENLAERLNDKITNH, from the coding sequence TTGAAAGAAACAAAGAAAAATAATAATGAAGAAGATAATGCAGACATTGAAACCTTTTTATTTTTAATTGCAAGAGGCCTTTTAGAAATAGATGTACGCGACATTTATCTAAGAAAAAATATCAAATCTGAAACAGACACGATAAAAAGTTGGAGCAACTTCGGAAGTATGCTTTTTAAGATTCAGAATGTTGATTATTTCAAAGCAATAAAATCAGCACTTATTGGTGTCGCAGTTGGTGATGCTTTAGGTGTTCCAGTTGAGTTTAAGACTCGAGAGACACTTCGCAAAAATCCCGTAACAGATAAGATCGGTTATGGAACATACAATTTACCACCTGGAACCTGGTCTGATGACAGTTCGCTAACATTTTGTCTTGCCGAAGCCTTGACACAAGATTTTGATTTGAATGTAATAGGACAAAATTTTGTAAAATGGGCATACGAAAATTATTGGACACCACATGGAGATGTTTTTGATATTGGCATTGCCACAAGCCAAGCAATTTCAAGGCTTGCAAAAGGTGAAAAACCAGAGTTAGCAGGTGGATTTAAAGAAAATGACAACGGCAATGGTTCGCTTATGCGAATTTTACCTTTAGTTTTTTATTTACTCGATAAACCAATCAACGAACGTTTTGACATTACAAGAAAAGTTTCGTCAATTACACACGGGCATATTCGTTCAGTCATTGCTTGCTTCTACTATCTTGAATTTGCAAAGCAAATTTTAGAAGGAAAAGATATATTTGAAATTTATAAAAACTTGCAGACAGAAATTTCAAATTACTTGGCAAAGCTTGGAATCAATCCAACAGAAATTGCAAATTTTGACAGATTGTTAAAAGGTAACATTTTCAAAATTGATGAAAGCGATATTCAAAGTAGTGGTTATGTTTTGCATACACTTGAAGCAAGTATTTGGAGTTTGATGACAACAGACAATTACAAAGAAGCTGTTTTGAAAGCAGTGAACTTGGGTGACGACACAGACACAACAGGCGCAGTAACAGGTGGGCTTGCAGGACTATACTACGGATTTGACAACATTCCTAAAAAATGGCTGCGACAAATTGCAAGATATAGAGATATAGAAAATTTAGCAGAAAGGCTTAACGACAAAATTACCAATCACTGA
- a CDS encoding AAA family ATPase produces the protein MAKLDLDEIKSYILERGKEYRKNILLYLKWVLEDFENRKSSSNKIVREAFNCDPFYVEGIKTRNEWDRINKRGKHNYLIEHKTLGKNEWLIVSRLNYDELSNFINKFEPKDIPEKVITWEYKMPTKENFLQATKEYKESEWVKSKIKIKIIVEENEYPLKALSIIAIGIANGLDGPANFYMFTTDQLKRYIKDNLEDFQIIETPKQTDDEEEDEDEYYGEEVMSNYAKQPLNQILYGPPGTGKTYNTINKALEIILEAERDDEIQKLLEKNTHTIEERKILKDKFDEYKQSGQIEFVTFHQSYGYEEFVEGINAEVENGNLIYKVTEGIFKKLSNNAKPIESQSTTLNFDWDKGNIFKMSLGGKNEPEILDWCLDNDYISMGWGNDIDFTPISAKDWESFRDAVKSLFKDKEIDRFTIQAIYAFKEWMKKEDLVFVSFGNSKIVAIGQVIGEYEYKDSIDEIRYSQFRKVRWLFKDKAGGIPAEKILNKKISQQTIYKLDKSYIKKDFLDSLFSVEKRPNDKNYILIIDEINRGNISKIFGELITLIEPSKRIGAEEALQVRLPYSNELFGIPQNLYIIGTMNTADRSIALMDTALRRRFHFEEMRPRPDLLEDVSIEGVNVKSLLETMNKRIEYLYDRDHTIGHAYFMSLIDKSGDEAKAELDNIFRNKIIPLLQEYFYDDWEKIQIVLGDHPEQFKKKNIKEDFQKYQFIQSQEVKESDILGFDHPDIENEAVEYKVNSHFSLEMYQKIYGDYSLINMSEE, from the coding sequence GTGGCCAAACTAGATTTAGATGAAATCAAAAGTTATATTTTAGAAAGAGGAAAGGAGTATAGAAAAAATATTCTACTTTATTTAAAGTGGGTATTAGAAGATTTTGAAAACAGAAAAAGCTCTTCAAACAAAATAGTTAGAGAGGCATTTAATTGTGACCCTTTTTATGTTGAAGGAATAAAAACACGAAATGAATGGGATAGAATTAATAAACGGGGAAAACATAATTATTTAATTGAACATAAAACTTTAGGTAAAAATGAATGGCTTATTGTTTCGAGATTAAATTATGATGAATTATCTAATTTTATTAATAAATTCGAACCCAAAGATATTCCAGAGAAAGTTATTACTTGGGAATATAAAATGCCAACTAAAGAAAACTTCTTACAAGCAACAAAAGAATATAAAGAATCAGAATGGGTAAAATCAAAAATAAAAATAAAAATAATTGTTGAAGAAAATGAATATCCATTAAAAGCCTTAAGTATTATTGCTATAGGAATAGCTAATGGTTTGGACGGACCTGCAAATTTTTATATGTTTACGACAGATCAATTAAAAAGATATATCAAAGATAATTTAGAAGACTTTCAAATCATTGAAACTCCTAAACAAACTGATGATGAGGAAGAAGATGAAGATGAATACTATGGAGAAGAAGTTATGTCAAATTATGCAAAACAACCCTTAAACCAAATTCTCTATGGTCCCCCTGGAACAGGAAAAACGTATAATACGATCAATAAGGCTTTGGAAATTATTTTAGAGGCAGAACGTGATGATGAAATTCAAAAGCTTTTAGAAAAAAATACTCATACAATCGAAGAACGAAAGATATTAAAAGACAAATTTGATGAATATAAACAATCTGGTCAAATAGAATTTGTAACCTTTCATCAAAGCTATGGATATGAAGAGTTTGTTGAGGGAATAAACGCTGAAGTTGAAAATGGCAATTTGATCTATAAGGTTACTGAGGGAATATTTAAAAAATTATCGAACAATGCAAAGCCAATTGAATCACAAAGCACAACTTTAAATTTTGATTGGGATAAAGGAAATATTTTTAAAATGTCTTTGGGTGGTAAAAATGAACCTGAAATATTAGACTGGTGTTTAGATAACGACTATATAAGTATGGGATGGGGAAATGATATTGATTTTACTCCAATTTCAGCAAAAGATTGGGAATCCTTTAGGGATGCGGTAAAATCACTATTTAAAGATAAAGAAATAGATCGATTTACGATTCAGGCAATTTATGCTTTTAAGGAGTGGATGAAAAAAGAAGATTTAGTATTTGTGTCATTTGGTAATTCAAAAATTGTCGCTATTGGTCAAGTTATTGGTGAATATGAGTATAAAGATTCTATAGATGAAATAAGATATTCTCAATTTAGAAAAGTTAGGTGGCTTTTTAAAGATAAAGCAGGTGGTATTCCTGCAGAAAAAATATTAAATAAAAAAATATCTCAACAAACAATTTATAAACTTGATAAATCTTATATAAAAAAAGATTTTTTAGATTCTCTTTTTAGTGTGGAAAAAAGACCTAATGATAAAAATTACATCCTCATCATAGATGAAATCAACCGTGGAAATATCTCAAAAATATTTGGAGAGCTTATAACCCTTATTGAGCCAAGCAAACGCATAGGGGCAGAAGAAGCTCTGCAAGTGAGACTTCCATATTCTAATGAGCTTTTTGGTATACCTCAAAATCTTTATATCATTGGCACTATGAACACTGCAGATAGAAGTATCGCACTTATGGACACAGCACTACGCCGGAGATTTCATTTTGAAGAGATGAGGCCTCGTCCCGATTTGTTAGAAGATGTTTCGATTGAAGGTGTCAATGTCAAATCACTTTTAGAAACAATGAACAAACGAATTGAATATCTTTATGATCGTGACCATACTATTGGACATGCTTATTTTATGAGTCTAATAGACAAAAGTGGTGATGAAGCAAAAGCGGAGTTAGATAATATATTCAGAAATAAAATCATCCCTTTACTTCAAGAGTATTTTTATGATGATTGGGAAAAAATACAAATTGTTTTAGGAGATCATCCTGAACAATTTAAAAAGAAAAACATAAAAGAAGATTTTCAAAAATATCAATTTATACAAAGTCAAGAGGTCAAAGAAAGTGATATATTAGGTTTTGATCATCCTGACATAGAAAATGAAGCTGTGGAATACAAAGTAAATAGCCACTTTTCTTTAGAAATGTACCAAAAAATATATGGTGATTACTCTTTAATAAATATGTCTGAAGAATAG
- a CDS encoding McrC family protein, which yields MILKEFEYLQYKREDANNYIKPETFEALEKFVLDNEETALYLKITTKKGYGKILQAQNYVGVIQTRDGTTIEILPKIYNASEEEAKKILLRMLKTLKNSPFKNFNMAHLKNAKIPLLEIFITMFLDELSKLIKKGIKSDYITKEENLRFLKGKLLIGQQIKKNTIHQERFFVEYQEYLSDRVENRLIKTTLEYLYKKSKSNRNQQRIREFLFIFDGISPCKDIKLGFSKVKLDRQMKDYEKVLLWCKTFLLENSFSPYKGNDVAFALLFDMNLLFESYIGHYFKMNCTNVTLQDKTHHLAYCEGNGAFQLRPDIVIDDGKIIADTKWKLLSEDKIHQGISQSDVYQLYAYGTKYHSCKSMYLIYPYSGQNISNLYHYFREGEIGYKKDEQWYEKGNLELYIVFADVTQERLKFITFNDKNYTQNVLKIPCEKNTDRNI from the coding sequence TTGATTTTAAAAGAGTTTGAATATCTCCAATATAAAAGAGAAGATGCAAACAACTATATTAAACCAGAAACTTTTGAAGCTTTAGAAAAGTTTGTTTTAGATAATGAAGAAACAGCACTGTATCTGAAAATCACTACTAAAAAAGGGTACGGTAAAATTCTACAAGCCCAAAATTATGTTGGTGTCATCCAAACAAGAGATGGGACAACCATAGAAATATTACCAAAAATTTACAATGCAAGTGAAGAAGAAGCAAAAAAGATTCTCCTTCGGATGTTAAAAACTCTCAAAAATTCTCCTTTTAAAAATTTCAATATGGCACATTTGAAAAATGCAAAAATACCGCTTTTGGAAATTTTTATTACTATGTTTTTGGATGAACTTTCAAAACTTATCAAAAAAGGGATAAAAAGTGATTATATTACAAAAGAGGAAAATCTCAGATTTTTAAAAGGTAAATTGCTTATTGGGCAACAAATCAAAAAAAATACAATCCATCAAGAACGGTTTTTTGTAGAATATCAAGAGTATTTAAGCGATAGGGTGGAAAATCGTCTAATTAAAACTACACTGGAATATCTTTATAAAAAATCAAAATCAAATCGAAATCAACAACGAATACGAGAATTCTTGTTTATTTTTGATGGAATATCTCCATGTAAAGATATAAAATTAGGATTTAGCAAAGTAAAACTTGATAGACAAATGAAGGATTATGAGAAGGTTCTTTTATGGTGTAAAACATTTTTACTCGAAAATTCATTTAGTCCTTATAAGGGCAATGACGTAGCTTTTGCGTTATTATTTGATATGAATTTACTTTTTGAAAGCTATATTGGTCATTATTTTAAAATGAATTGTACAAATGTTACATTGCAAGACAAAACACATCACCTTGCATACTGTGAAGGCAATGGGGCATTTCAACTAAGACCAGATATTGTTATAGATGATGGAAAAATTATTGCTGATACTAAATGGAAACTCCTAAGTGAAGATAAAATACATCAAGGGATTTCCCAATCAGATGTGTATCAGCTTTATGCCTATGGCACTAAATATCATTCGTGTAAATCGATGTATCTAATATATCCCTATAGTGGACAAAATATATCAAATCTTTACCATTATTTCCGTGAAGGTGAGATAGGTTATAAAAAAGATGAGCAATGGTATGAAAAGGGAAACCTTGAGTTATACATAGTTTTTGCTGATGTAACTCAAGAAAGACTGAAATTTATTACTTTTAACGATAAAAACTATACACAAAATGTGTTAAAAATCCCTTGTGAAAAAAACACAGATAGAAACATATAA